The Streptomyces vinaceus genome contains the following window.
TACGCACCGGCCGTTCGGCGCCCGGCCCGGCGGACACCCCGGGCCACGGTTCAGTGCACGGGGACCGGTTCCGGGGCGGCGGCTCCGGCGCGCTGGGCTCCGAAGTGGTTGAAGGCCAGGTTGAGCACGATGGCCACCACGCAGCCCGTGCTGATGCCCGAGTCCAGGACGACCAACAGGTCCTTGGGGAACGCGTGGTAGAAGTCCGGCGCCGCGATCGGGATCAGGCCGATGCCCACCGAGGCGGCGACGATCAGGGCGTTCTCGCCCTTCTCCATGGCCGCGCCCGCGAGGGTCTGGATCCCGCTGGCCGCGACCGAGCCGAAGAGCACGATGCCGGCGCCGCCGAGGACCGGCAGCGGGACCACTCCGATGACGGAGGCCGCCATCGGGCACAGGCCCAGCAGGATCAGGATGCCGCCGCCCGCGGCGACGACGAACCGGCTGCGCACCTTGGTCATCGCCACGAGCCCGATGTTCTGGGCGAAGGCGCTGCACATGAACCCGTTGAACAGGGGGCTGAGCGCGCTGCCGAGCGTATCGGCGCGCAGTCCGCCCTCGATGGTCCTCGCGTCCGCCGGCCGGCCGACGATCTTGCCCAGCGCCAGGATGTCGGCGGTGGACTCGGTCATGCACACCAGCATCACGATGCACATGGAGACGATGGCGGCGACCTGGAACTGCGGTGCACCGAAGTGGAACGGGGTCGGGAACCCCACCAGCGAGGCGTTCTTGACGGCGTCGAAGCTGGTCATCCCGAGCGGGAGCGCGATCAGCGTGCCCGCCACCAGGCCGAGCAGGATCGAGATCTGCTGGAGGAAGCCGCGCAGGAACTTGCGCATCAGCAGGACGATGACGAGGGTGACGGCGGCCATGCCGATGTTCTTCATCGAGCCGTAGTCGGTGGCGGTGCGGTTGCCGCCCTGCGACCAGTTGAAGGCCACCGGCAGCAGGGACACGCCGATCAGGGTGATGACCGTACCGGTGACGACCGGTGGGAAGAAGCGGACGAGTTTCCCGAAGTACGGGGCGGCGAAGAAGCCGACGATCCCCGCGACGATGATCGCGCCGAAGATGACGGGGATGGCGTCCGCGCCCTCCCCCTTGCCTATGGCGATCATCGGGGTCACGCCGGCGAAGGACACGCCGTTGACGAAGGGGAGTTTGGCGCCGATCTTCCAGAAGCCGAGGGTCTGGAGGAGGGTGGCGAGGCCGGCGGTGAAGAGCGAGGCGCCCATCAGGAACGCCGTCTCGGTGGCGGAGAGTCCGACGGCGGGGCCGACGATCATGGGCGGGGCGACGACACCCGCGTACATGGCGGCCACGTGCTGGAGGCCGCTCGTGAGCATCTTCAGAGGAGGCAGGGTCTCGTCGACCGGGTGCTTCTCCTCCGGTACTGCGACTGCATCTTTGCGAAACCTGGGCGTGTGGGCCACGGCTTCCTCCGGTCGGGTAACACGTCGGCAGGGACGTGGGTGTCTTGGAGGTGGTGCGAAAGCTGTGCGGTCGAGCCGGTGTGGAGTTGTGGTGGTGGAGGGGGTTGCGTGTGTTGCTCAGGAGGTGCGGAAACGATTCGCCCAAACCGTTCCGGCCAAGCAGTGGCACGGGGCACCGCCCCGGGAACGCCTTCGGAGGAACCTCGGGCGCTTCCCGGGAACGGCTGCCGCGGACCCCGCTCGGGTCCGCGGCAGACCGGCCGGGGGCCGTCCCCCCCGGCCGGACTCTGGGGGTCCCCCGGCAGAGCCAGGGGTGGGGGTCCCCCCGGCGGAGCCAGGGGGAAGATCAGCCCTGCGCGGTGATGCGCGCCAGGCGCTGGGCCTCTTCACGGGTGGACACCGCGATGGCGTCCTCGTCGGCGAAGAGGAGTCGGTTGTTCTCGACGATCTGCTTGCCGTTGACGAACGAGGCCGTCACCGGGGCGGCCGCACCGAAGACCAGCGCGGTCACCGGGTCGGCGATCGAGGAGTGCAGGAACGTGTTGAGGTTCCAGAGCACCAGGTCGGCGCACTTGCCGGCCTCCAGCGAGCCGATGTTGTCGGCACGGCCGAGGACCTGCGCTCCGCCGTACGTACCGAGGCGCAGGGCCTGGCGGGCGTTGAGCGCGGCCTCGCGGTGGACCGGGTTCAGCCGGTTGATCAGCAGCGCGTTGCGCAGCTCGGTGTGGAGCTCGCCGGACTCGTTGGAGGCGGTGCCGTCCACGCCGAGGCCGACCGGTACGCCGGCGGCCAGCATGTCCGGGACGCGGGCGATGCCGGCGGCCAGACGGGCGTTGGAGGACGGGCAGTGCGCGACACCGGTCTTGGTACGGGCGAACGCGGCGATGTCGGAGTCGTTCATGTGGACGCTGTGCGCCATCCACACGTCCTCGCCGAGCCAGCCGGTCGACTCGAAGTAGTCGGTGGGGCCCATGCCGAAGAGCTCGTGGCAGAACTTCTCTTCCTCGACGGTCTCGCTGCCGTGCGTGTGCATGCGCACACCGAGGCGGCGGGCCAGCTCGGCGCCCTGCTTGAGCAGCTCGGTGGAGACCGAGAACGGGGAGCAGGGGGCGACGGCGACCTGCGTCATCGCGTCGAAGGAGGCGTCGTGGTACTTCTTCACGGTCGCCTCGGTGTCGGCGAGCGCGCCTTCGAGGGTCTCGACCGCGTGGTCCGGCGGCAGACCGCCGTCCTTCTCGCTGCGGTCCATGGAGCCGCGGGCGAGGGTGAAGCGGACGCCCATCTCGGACGCGGCGCGGATGATCGCGCCGGAGAGGTCGCCGGCACCCTTGGGGTACACGTAGTGGTGGTCCATCGCGGTGGTGACACCACCGCGGGCCATCGCGGCGAGGGAGCCCTGGGCGGCCGAGTAGGCCATCTGCTCGTCGATGCGCGCCCACGTCGGGTACAGCGCGACGAGCCAGTTGAAGAGGTTGTGGTCGGTGGCCAGGCCACGCGTGATCCACTGGTAGAAGTGGTGGTGCGTGTTGACCAGACCGGGAGTCACGAGGTGCCCGGTGCCGTCGATGCGGCGGACGACGTTGTCGAGGTTCTCGGGGGCCCTGCCCGCGCCGATGGACTCGATCTTGTTGCCGGCGATGACGATGTGACCCGAGGCGTACTCGGTGTCGTTCGCGTCAACGGTTGCGATCGCACAGTTCTCGATGACGGTGCGCTCTACTGCGCCGTCCTGGGCTGCCGATGCTGCCATGGGACTTCCTCGTGCTTTCAGTGGCGGTGCGGGCACGGCAAAACCCAGGGGATTTGAGTGCCGGAGCCGGGGTCTGACAGCTGACAGTACTGTCGCCCCGTCGGTTGCGTCCGGGTGCCGATTCAGGAAGTGGGGGGCGTGTCGCGCACGGTCCCGGGGCCACTGCGGAGCCCCGGGACGCGACGCGTACCGCGCTTAGAGGTTGGTCATGTCCACGGGGATGCGGGCGTCAACGCCGTCCCGCAGGACCGTGGCCTCGATCAGACCGTACGGACGGTCCGCGGCGAAGTAGACCTCGTTGTCGTTCTTGAGGCCGAAGGGCTCCAGGTCGACCAGGAAGTGGTGCTTGTTCGGGAGCGAGAAGCGGACCTCGTCGATCTCCGAACGGTGGTTGATGATGCGCGAACCCATCTGGTACAGGGTCTGCTGCAGCGAGAGGGAGTACGTCTCGGCGAAGGCCTGGAGCATGTGCTTCTTGGTCTCGGCGTAGGACTTCTCCCAGTTGGGCATCCGCTGCTCGTCGTCGGTCCAGTTGAAGCGCCAGCGACCCGACACCTGGGTGGCCAGGATGCGGTCGTACGCCTCCTGGAGGGTCGTGTACTTGTCCTTCACGTAGCCCCAGAACTCCGAATTGGTGGAGTTCATGACGATCAGGTCCTTGAGGCCGGAGATGACCTCCCAGTTCTGGCCGTCGTACGTGATCTGGGTGACGCGGGTCTCCATGCCCTTGCGGACGAAGGAGTGGTTCACCTCGTCGGAGCCGATGAACTTGGAGTTGGCGTCCGAGGTGGCGATCCGGTCCCAGGCGTACTCCTCGATCCGGATGCGCGCACGCTGGATCGGCTCCTGGCTGTTCACGAACCAGCGCGCCAGGTGGATGCCGAACTGCTCGGCGGACTCGATGCCGTACTCCTTGGCGAACGCGTACACCGTGTTCTTGGTGGTGTCCGTCGGAAGGACGTTGGCGTTCGAGCCGGAGTAGTGGACGTCGTCCATGTCGCCGGAGAGGGCGACCGAGACGTTCAGGTCCTTGATGTGGTGGGTGTCGCCGTCCCGCGTGATCTTGACGACGCGGTTCTCTGCTTTGCCGTACTGGTTCTGGCCCAGAATCGTGGCCATGCTAGCTCCCTCGGTAAACGGAGTAGCCGAACGGGTTGAGCAGCAGCGGTACGTGGTAGTGCTCGCCCGGGTTCACCGCGAAGGTGATCGTTACCTCGGGGAAGAACGCACCGCTGTCCCTTACGCGGGGGGCGTCCTGCTGCGCCTCGGCTTGCTTCTTCTCGAAGTACGTCTCGGTCTCGAAGTCGAGACGCACGTGGGTGGTGCCCTCCGGCAGCGCCGGCAGGTCCTTGCATCGCCCGTCCGCATCGGTGGCCGAGCCGCCCAGGGCCGCCCACTCACCGTCGAGGCCCGTACGGGCCGACAGGGAGATGGCGACGCCCTCGGCGGGGCGTCCGATGCTGGTGTCCAGGATGTGCGTGGACACCGACGCGGTGGTCTCGGTGCTCATGCTCACGCTCCTTCTTCTGCGAGTTCGACGAGGCGGGTCAGACGGATCCGGTTGATCTTCACCAGCTCGCCGCGGGCGATCTCCCGCTCCTGCTCCGGTGAATGGTCGATCCGGACCTTGACCGCGTCCCGCATGAACTCACCGGTCGCGCCGGTGGCGCAGATGAGGAAGACGTGGCCGAACTTCTCCTGGTACGCCAGGTTCAGTTCGAGGAGCTCGTTCCTCAGCTCCTCCGAGGCGCCGGCCATGCCGCGCTGCTCGCGGGCGGAGGTCGGGTCTCCCGGCTTCGGCCGGCCGATCGGCGCGTGGCCTGCCATCGCTTCGGCCAGGTCCTCGGCGGTGAGCTCCGCCATGGCGGACTCGTTGGCCGAAAACAGGGCTTCGGGGCCGGCGAAGGGGCGCTGGGCGAGCAGCTTGCTGCCCCATGCCGAACTGGCGCACACCTCGTGCAGCTCGGCCGCGGCCGCACTGTCGTCCAAGGCGTTGAACCGGGTGAGACCCGGGGTCGGACTCGAAGTCACGGTAGGCCTCCGTGGCCTGTTGTTGCTTTGACGGGCTGCGCATAGCTAACGCCCTCGACAACACGGCGTCAACACTTTGTTGAAACTTCCCGTACACAAAAGCCGCCGCCCGGATGAATTGGGCGGCGGCGCGGTCACTACGGGTCAGATGCGTTTCACGCTTGGTTGTTTTTGTTTGCGTTTTCCCTGTTCAGGTAGTTGTAGACCGTGAAGCGGCTTACGCCCAGGGCGCCCGCGACCGTCTCCACACCGTGCCGCACGGAGAAGGCGCCGCGCGCCTCCAGTATCCGTACGACGTCCTGCTTGGTCTTCCGGTCGAGCTGCGACAACGGTACGCCGTGCCGGCGCTCCAGCGCGGCCAGGATGTGGTCCAGCGAGTCGGAGAGCTGGGGCAGCCGTACGGCCAGCAGGTCCTGACCCTCCCAGCTGAGCACGACGTCGTCGGCCTGCGCCAGGGACGGATCCATCAGCTCGCCGCCCATCGCGTCGACCAGCGGCTTGACCGCGGCGACGAACGGGTGGTCGCGGGGCTCGGTCATGGGGTGTCCTCCCCGATCACGTTGACCTGGAGCGAGACCCGGGTGGCCCCGGACTCCAGCGAGCCGCGCAGCAGCTCGGCCACGGCGGCCAGCACCGCATCGGCGTCGCCCTCGGCGGTATTGCCGAACGGCCCCACGTCGACGGCGTCCAGCTGGGCCTTCTGGATGACCTCGCGAGCGGCCACGGCGTGGGCGGGGGCCTCTTCGAGATCGAAGGGCTCGGTCGTGAACTCCACTCTCAATCGCACGCTGGTCAAGCTACCTCCCGGTCATGATTTTTCGGCAGTCCGGGCTT
Protein-coding sequences here:
- the uraH gene encoding hydroxyisourate hydrolase, with translation MSTETTASVSTHILDTSIGRPAEGVAISLSARTGLDGEWAALGGSATDADGRCKDLPALPEGTTHVRLDFETETYFEKKQAEAQQDAPRVRDSGAFFPEVTITFAVNPGEHYHVPLLLNPFGYSVYRGS
- a CDS encoding helix-turn-helix domain-containing protein, whose protein sequence is MTEPRDHPFVAAVKPLVDAMGGELMDPSLAQADDVVLSWEGQDLLAVRLPQLSDSLDHILAALERRHGVPLSQLDRKTKQDVVRILEARGAFSVRHGVETVAGALGVSRFTVYNYLNRENANKNNQA
- the pucL gene encoding factor-independent urate hydroxylase, yielding MATILGQNQYGKAENRVVKITRDGDTHHIKDLNVSVALSGDMDDVHYSGSNANVLPTDTTKNTVYAFAKEYGIESAEQFGIHLARWFVNSQEPIQRARIRIEEYAWDRIATSDANSKFIGSDEVNHSFVRKGMETRVTQITYDGQNWEVISGLKDLIVMNSTNSEFWGYVKDKYTTLQEAYDRILATQVSGRWRFNWTDDEQRMPNWEKSYAETKKHMLQAFAETYSLSLQQTLYQMGSRIINHRSEIDEVRFSLPNKHHFLVDLEPFGLKNDNEVYFAADRPYGLIEATVLRDGVDARIPVDMTNL
- a CDS encoding thiamine-binding protein, whose translation is MRLRVEFTTEPFDLEEAPAHAVAAREVIQKAQLDAVDVGPFGNTAEGDADAVLAAVAELLRGSLESGATRVSLQVNVIGEDTP
- a CDS encoding 8-oxoguanine deaminase, which codes for MAASAAQDGAVERTVIENCAIATVDANDTEYASGHIVIAGNKIESIGAGRAPENLDNVVRRIDGTGHLVTPGLVNTHHHFYQWITRGLATDHNLFNWLVALYPTWARIDEQMAYSAAQGSLAAMARGGVTTAMDHHYVYPKGAGDLSGAIIRAASEMGVRFTLARGSMDRSEKDGGLPPDHAVETLEGALADTEATVKKYHDASFDAMTQVAVAPCSPFSVSTELLKQGAELARRLGVRMHTHGSETVEEEKFCHELFGMGPTDYFESTGWLGEDVWMAHSVHMNDSDIAAFARTKTGVAHCPSSNARLAAGIARVPDMLAAGVPVGLGVDGTASNESGELHTELRNALLINRLNPVHREAALNARQALRLGTYGGAQVLGRADNIGSLEAGKCADLVLWNLNTFLHSSIADPVTALVFGAAAPVTASFVNGKQIVENNRLLFADEDAIAVSTREEAQRLARITAQG
- a CDS encoding nucleobase:cation symporter-2 family protein translates to MAHTPRFRKDAVAVPEEKHPVDETLPPLKMLTSGLQHVAAMYAGVVAPPMIVGPAVGLSATETAFLMGASLFTAGLATLLQTLGFWKIGAKLPFVNGVSFAGVTPMIAIGKGEGADAIPVIFGAIIVAGIVGFFAAPYFGKLVRFFPPVVTGTVITLIGVSLLPVAFNWSQGGNRTATDYGSMKNIGMAAVTLVIVLLMRKFLRGFLQQISILLGLVAGTLIALPLGMTSFDAVKNASLVGFPTPFHFGAPQFQVAAIVSMCIVMLVCMTESTADILALGKIVGRPADARTIEGGLRADTLGSALSPLFNGFMCSAFAQNIGLVAMTKVRSRFVVAAGGGILILLGLCPMAASVIGVVPLPVLGGAGIVLFGSVAASGIQTLAGAAMEKGENALIVAASVGIGLIPIAAPDFYHAFPKDLLVVLDSGISTGCVVAIVLNLAFNHFGAQRAGAAAPEPVPVH
- the uraD gene encoding 2-oxo-4-hydroxy-4-carboxy-5-ureidoimidazoline decarboxylase, with translation MTSSPTPGLTRFNALDDSAAAAELHEVCASSAWGSKLLAQRPFAGPEALFSANESAMAELTAEDLAEAMAGHAPIGRPKPGDPTSAREQRGMAGASEELRNELLELNLAYQEKFGHVFLICATGATGEFMRDAVKVRIDHSPEQEREIARGELVKINRIRLTRLVELAEEGA